The Borreliella mayonii genome has a segment encoding these proteins:
- the rbfA gene encoding 30S ribosome-binding factor RbfA: MYKNIKKFKLESFIAQEIGNLIVSGEIKDPRIHSFLTVIKVEFSKDLINAKVFVGSIKEGASLDNAVKALNNAKGFIQSQIIKRIKVRSTPKLLFFKDDSLSKSFYVNKLIEGLNTTREN, from the coding sequence ATGTATAAGAATATAAAAAAGTTTAAACTCGAAAGTTTTATTGCTCAAGAAATTGGCAATTTAATAGTAAGTGGGGAGATTAAAGATCCCAGAATTCATTCATTTTTAACCGTGATTAAAGTAGAATTTTCAAAAGATTTAATAAATGCCAAAGTGTTTGTGGGCTCTATCAAAGAAGGAGCTTCTTTGGATAATGCAGTTAAAGCTTTAAATAATGCTAAGGGATTTATTCAAAGTCAAATTATTAAGCGAATTAAAGTTAGAAGCACTCCTAAATTATTATTTTTTAAGGATGATTCTCTTTCTAAGTCATTTTATGTTAATAAGTTAATTGAAGGATTAAATACTACAAGAGAGAATTAA